The Cucurbita pepo subsp. pepo cultivar mu-cu-16 chromosome LG05, ASM280686v2, whole genome shotgun sequence nucleotide sequence TGCGAATTGTCTGAGGATTCACtctcgcacgtgtgggtcgtgtgtagggaaatGCACATCTAGTTTAGTCCGGACTGGATGCCACCCCTAGGATgttttaacgataggtcccTAGAGCATGACTTTCatatgtttgcatttttaCGACCCCCTCTAGTagagtcacttactgagtatttttctAAATACTCAAGTGATGTGCTACATCATtctcaagtaaaggcaagggCCCTGTACGACtaacgacgacatcgcaatcAGAGACCATGACACGTGCGTAGGCTAGTAGCAGTTTTAAATTctagtcttaggttagaataagtTGTTATGCATCtcatatttttgaattatttattattattgtttttaattccgttttttaattacatttttaaacaCGTAAAACCATAATGGTGTTTTCAATGataatgttatgttttttagATGAAGCTATGATTTTGCGATTATGTTTTAAGAGTTAAATTCCGCACAAAAGCTTAGGTTAAGATGATGGTAGTGACTTTAGTCTAGAGtagttatattatattagaGTCAAACTCCTCATTTCCTTAATCATTCATGTGCTCGtcttttactcgagtgtcacaattttaaaaattaaaatgagcCTCAATCGGTTTCTTATTAATGTCATACAACTAATACTTTTacaatttgaattaaaaagcATTAAACACAAGAATTATTAATGAAGAACAAGTATAAATCAAAGGAAAGGAGTTAGCCTCAAGGGCTCAATCGTAGCTTTTTCTCATCCGACAACATTTTAGCAAATGCAGCAAGGGCCTCTTCATTAGTCCCTTCCCCATCAAGAGGTTCGAAGTTTCCCGACTCCAAATTCACCCTCGACAATGGCTTCTTTAGTAAATTCTTCCCCACATCGATCAGCTTCAGTAAATTCCTCTTGGTGGCAATATCCACAGACGATACATCACCCGTCAACGTGTCATCCTGTTGATATCCACAGTCATATATTTTCAGAATGTTGTAGCGGAAGCAAAAGCAACATTGATCGCACTTACACAcccataaacaaaaattaaacaaagagacacaaTGATTACAGGTAGCAAccaattcaataataaaagtatttacaAAGTGTATATCTCACCCTCTCCTACTGTAAAATctttcaacaaaatttatcTCAAATGTTACTGAACAAGTACAAAATGACActcaaattcaatcaaaatttaatactCTCAACCATGCTAGACAACAACACACCGATGATTCATATATCACATTGAGAATATGAacagaaaaaatattatgaactaaatgagAGTTATGACAATACATATTCATGACAATTTACAATAAAGCTAAAATATCTAAAGGCTTCTAAGAGTATACCTGAATACGAAGATAATTCTTTTGATGGTTTGAAGATTGGAATATGCTTGAAATATGATAGTCTACCATATCATCGCTTGCATCGCTGAAAATGTCGACTATAGGTGCCGCTCCACCGTGGTAGATCCAATCAAGCATGCCCCATTTTGAAGATGTAGCTGCGCTATACTTCTCATCATTCTTAGGCGTACCAGTGCCTAATGAAAGGATCaacattctttttgtttccatGGGCTTTATGTTTAATAGCTCATTTCTATGCCTCAATAAGCTCATCTCTTTGGTCACATGAGTTATGGCTGCTAATGTCTACAAATTCAATTTAGAGAATGGTTTTTACAATCAAAAGATGATGCTAAAATATGATGCTTACTGGGTTATTGGCTGCAACGCCACCATCAACCATGTCAAATTTACGAATGTTTCCTTTGGAGTCCTGAGTTTCAAACTCGTGGCCTGGTAAGAACGTTGGTGCTGCTGAGGTACTGATGCAAACATCCGCCAATTTTGGATTCTTTAGCTCGTCCCATTTAGCCTGAAATGCCAATTTTGTTACTTCAATTTCGAGAAATAATATAagatcccacctcgattgaagaggagaacgaaacattatttcctctccctagtagagacattttaaaaactttgagggaaagttcaaaaaaacaatatcagctaacggtgagcttgagttgttatacatggtatcagaaccagacatcgAGGatatgtcagcgaggaggctgagctatgaagggggtggacatgagacagctgccagcaaggatgttgggccccaaagggaggtggattggagggtcccacatcgatcggagaagggaacgagggTCAACGAGGACGTTTGGTCCCAAGAGGGTGGACtgagagatcccacatcagttggagaggagaatgaaacattcaggtgtggaaacctccccctagcacatgtattttaaaaactttgaggagaaacttgaaagggaaagcctaaggAGGGCAATATCGGCTAGTTGTGAGCTTGAGcagttataaatggtatcaaaggtAACACCGGGCAATAtgtcaacgaggaggctgagccccgaaaagggtggacatgaggcggtatgccagcaagaacgttgGGTCCCAAAAGGAGTTGGATCGGgggtctcacattgattggagaagggaacgagtgtcagcgtggacgctaggccctgaacggggtggattatgagatcccacatcgattagaaaggagaatgaaatattgtttataaggatgtggaaacctcttgttgggccccgaatggggtaaattatgagatcccacatgagttggggaggaaaacgaaacatttttttagaaggatgtgaaaatctctcactagcaaacgttttaaaaactttgcggagaaacccgaaagagaaagccctattataaataatacatAAATGGTGGTAAGAAAGTGTTCATACATCAATAGTTGTGAATATGACAGGCTGAAGACGCTTAATATCGAAAGCAGGAATAATGACTTGTGTTAGCGTTTGCTTAAGCGTTGTATCTCCAAGTAATTCGTGTATCAATGATCTCAAGTACTTCCCGTCGTACTTTGGCCCCATAACTCTTCCAACAAAATTCATCACCGAGCTTAAGAAATGACTGatttcacattaaaaaaaaaaaaaaaaaaaaaaaaaaaaaaaaaaaaaaaaaaaaaNATTTAGTAAGTGCAACCATAATGAAAAGCTACcaaatacaaattattatACAAACCTTCTCTGAGGGAAGATTTTTGGTGCATGTTCCATATAGAAGCGAGTAAGATCTTTCGCAGCGTACAAAGGTCGATTATCCTTGTCAGGAGTTGTAAGCATCGAGGTCACCAAACCACCTGTACTCGTTCCAGCAATTACGTCGAAGTAATCAGCAATTCTCGCATCTGGGCCATCCAATTCCTATACAAAATCAATCACCAAATTAAACTTCATATTTATCTGTGTATGCGTTATTGTGCAATCCTAACAGTGTATATACCTGAAGTTTAGACTCGAGAAAAGCTAGGATAGTTCCGGGAATAATGCCTCTAATGCCACCGCCATCGACACTCAAAATTGTTATGACCTTCCCCTTCCCGAAATCAGGTGCCATGATTCGAATGGTGTGTTTTGAAATTGGAGTTTGAGAGTATGGTATTTATAAGGGAAGGAAAATGAATTAGGGAAATGAGGTAAACGAGGCATTATGGAATGGTATATTGGAGCCATAATTCGCGAATTTCAAAGCATTATCCAATCCATatttggttttgtttatgtttcaCGTGatcatatttctttattaaatcTTATCGCCAAAATAATAACATCTTTCCCACTTGACTTCAAATTTGGCTcttccaaaataatataaattttaaatttgatatatgTCACCATCTTCTTATGATTATTGCTCTTCTCAAGGAAGGAAAAAACCAAACGAAACCACTAAATAATATTTCCCATTTCTTctcttgttttaaaattttttaaaatataaatatttgataatacGTTTTGTTTATCGTTTCTCGTGTTTACGAAACGATTTTAAGAATAATAGTACTCCgactaaggccaaccaagtaagtgaccttacaaTAGGATACGttagaaattgtatgagttacaatTTGTGATGTATGagctatgatgatgtatgaggtATATCGTATGATTTCGTACGTTAGTTATATGTATCTATGGGCtatgatgcatgatgatgtACGTGAGTTATATTACGATGTATGACGtatttgatatgtttgatgcacttaatggtgttatgatgagtatgatgattgcatgatgtttattttaatatgttgatgttttccatattaagcatgctatatatgatgatgagtgtcatattgcatcgGGTCGATAGATCGacctaggacacaaccctaaaaggatgaaaatgatattagtATAAATATCCAACGAGCATGTGTTGCTTAAtataacaaagagatgagactagaggattgtgtcagaagagatgtTAAGATGGGAATTAGATggatctcatgcatattgtatgtacATAAGCACAGGGATAcctcccctagagatgatgagtgcggacacgcatagtatgatgatgagggtgttcacAAGGAGCATGACACCAAAGCTTCTACTGACCTTCGGACGTCACTACAGACAGTTAGCTTGACAGAGAGGAtctagggggtgtgcgagccccCTAGGAATTCACAatcgcacgtgtgggtcatatgtaggaaagtactacacatccatagtagttcgagactggaggccacccctaataTGAGATGAGATAGAGACAGGTTCCTAAaacatgattgcatgtgtttgcattagcatgactccgatagtggggtcacttactgagtattcttcaaaatactTAGGTCGTGTGCcacaccatttttttttcttcaggtAAAAGCAAAGCATCTATGTACGAATGACGGCGGCATtacgagcagagactgtgacATATGCATaaggtagactcatatttaaattatagtcTTAGAtgagaatatgtttttttgcattttattgttttaaattattttgtattgtatttattttcttaaattttcagtattttatattaaacacGTAAGATCATGACGGTGCTTTTAAGAGTTAgaagatgttttaaatgttttcgacatttatacta carries:
- the LOC111795937 gene encoding patatin-like protein 3 → MAPDFGKGKVITILSVDGGGIRGIIPGTILAFLESKLQELDGPDARIADYFDVIAGTSTGGLVTSMLTTPDKDNRPLYAAKDLTRFYMEHAPKIFPQRSHFLSSVMNFVGRVMGPKYDGKYLRSLIHELLGDTTLKQTLTQVIIPAFDIKRLQPVIFTTIDAKWDELKNPKLADVCISTSAAPTFLPGHEFETQDSKGNIRKFDMVDGGVAANNPTLAAITHVTKEMSLLRHRNELLNIKPMETKRMLILSLGTGTPKNDEKYSAATSSKWGMLDWIYHGGAAPIVDIFSDASDDMVDYHISSIFQSSNHQKNYLRIQDDTLTGDVSSVDIATKRNLLKLIDVGKNLLKKPLSRVNLESGNFEPLDGEGTNEEALAAFAKMLSDEKKLRLSP